One window of the Marmota flaviventris isolate mMarFla1 chromosome 2, mMarFla1.hap1, whole genome shotgun sequence genome contains the following:
- the Bcl2a1 gene encoding bcl-2-related protein A1, translated as MNDCEFRFIHTLAQDYLQHVLQVPQRGSSPNKTSKVLQNVAFSVQKEVEKNLKPYLDNFDVVSADTARTIFNQVMEKEFEDGIMNWGRIVTIFAFGGVLVKKLLRERIAPAVDSDEEISYFVAEFIMNNAGEWIRQNGGWENGFVKKFEPKSGWLTFLGVTGQICEMLSLLKQYY; from the exons ATGAATGACTGTGAGTTCAGGTTCATCCACACGCTGGCTCAGGACTACCTGCAGCACGTCCTGCAGGTACCGCAACGTGGGTCAAGTCCCAACAAAACGTCCAAAGTGTTACAAAACGTGGCTTTCTCAGTCCAAAAAGAAGTTGAAAAGAATCTGAAACCATACTTGGACAATTTTGATGTGGTGTCTGCTGATACTGCCAGAACAATATTCAATCAAGTGATGGAAAAGGAATTTGAAGATGGCATCATGAACTGGGGAAGGATTGTGACCATATTTGCCTTCGGAGGAGTTCTGGTCAAGAAACTTCTGCGAGAGCGGATTGCCCCTGCTGTGGATTCCGACGAGGAGATCTCTTACTTTGTGGCTGAGTTCATTATGAATAATGCAGGAGAATGGATAAGGCAAAATGGAGGCTGG GAAAATGGCTTTGTAAAGAAGTTTGAACCTAAATCTGGCTGGTTGACTTTTCTGGGAGTTACAGGGCAGATCTGCGAGATGCTGTCTCTCCTGAAGCAATACTATTGA